From the genome of Armatimonadota bacterium:
GACTGCGCCGCGGCTTCTGTTTGGCCGCCTACGCGAGAGTTTACGATTCCAATATTCGCGGTACGCCCAGCGTCTCGCCGGGTGATGTGTCAGGCGCGGAGGCCCAACGTACCGTGCTAGACGCGTCGCCGTTTCGGCGGGCGGCAGCCGTTGTGCGGAATCGGGGTGACGTCCCGGATGGTCATCACCTGGAGCCCAACGGTCTGCAGGCTGCGGATGGCGGTCTCACGGCCGCTGCCCGGTCCCTTCACGTGCACGTCAACCTGGCGCAGGCCGTGCTCCATCGCGCGGCGGGCGGCGTTTTCCGCGGCCATCTGAGCCGCGAACGGCGTACCCTTCTTGGTACCCTTGAAGCCCACCGTTCCACAGCTGGCCCATGAGATCACCTCGCCGCGGGTGTCCGCGATCGAGACGATCGTGTTGTTAAACGTGGACTGGATATGCACCACGCCAACCGGTATGTTCTTGCTGACTTTCGGCCGCCCGCCACGGGACGACGTAGTCGCTGGTTTTCTTGCCATATAAGTTCCTAGCTTCGAGTTTCGAGTTCCGAGTAATGCGATCGGTTCCGGACTTCGGAACTCGATACTCGGAACTGCCCGTTACTTCTTGCCGGCCTTCTTCTTTCCGGCCACTGTGCGCTTCGGACCCTTTCGGGTGCGAGCGTTCGTCTTCGTGCGCTGTCCGCGAACCGGAAGGCCGCGGCGATGGCGTATGCCACGGTAACAGCCGATCTCTTGCAGCCGGCGGATGCTCATCGCAACCTGACGGCGCAGATCTCCTTCAACGCGGTAATCGCGCTCCAGCACCTCACGGATCCGGGCGACTTCCGCCTCGGTGAGGTCCCGTACACGGGTATCGGGGTTCACGCTTGCCGCAACCACGATCTTCTGAGCGCTGGTTGGGCCGATTCCAAAAATGTATGTAAGCGCGATTTCCACCCGCTTGTCGCGGGGCAGGTCCACGCCAGCCAAACGAGCCATAGTCTCTCCTCAATCGATGAACGATGAGCAATGAATGAGGAACAGGGAATCCCGAGTACGGGATTCATCGTTCACCATTCATACTGCATCGTTTCGCATCATCCTTGCCGTTGCTTGTGCTTGGGGTTCTTCGCGCAGATGACGCGAACAACGCCTTCGCGCCGGATCACCTTGCACTTCTCGCACATCTTCTTTACGCTTGCTCTAACCTTCATATCCAGTGCCTTCCCGCCCCGAAATGCCTCCCCGTCTTCCCCGTTGAAGAGGGGTTGGGGTGAGGGGCCGTTATTCTACTTGTATCGCCACGTGATGCGGCCGCGGGTGAGGTCATACGGTGACAACTCCACGCGAACCCGGTCACCTGGCAGGATGCGCACCCAGTTCATCCGGATTTTTCCGGACACGTGGGCCAGCACGGTGATGCCGCTCTCCAGTTCCACACGGAACATGGCGTTGGGCAGCGTTTCCTGCACAACACCCTCAACCTCAATGGCTTCTTCCTTACCGGAAGTATCCGGACGTTCTTCGCGCGGCGTCGAGGGTCCGCGGCGGCCTCCGGGCTTCCGCCCTCCTCCGCCACCACGCCCACGGGCCGGTCCTCCGCCCCCTCTTCCTGGTATTCTGCCCATAAACCGTCCTTTTCCTGGGCGACCCGCGTCGCCGTCCGTCTGTTACGGACAAACCATTACAGTATAGCCGTTTTCGGCGTGCCGCGTTATGCGCTAGAGCGACTGGCCCTCTCGCAGCGTCAACACACGCACCCCACTCGGGGTAACCGCCAGAGTGTGCTCGAAGTGCGCGGACGGTTTCCCGTCCTGCGTCACGATCGTCCACTCGTCCGACAATGTGGCGATGTCCCGGCGGCCGGCGTTTATCATCGGCTCGATACAGAAGGTCATCCCGCGCTTGAGTGTAACGCCTGTACCGCTTTTGCCATAATTTGGCACCTCGGGCTCTTCGTGGAGATCCCGCCCGATGCCGTGCCCCACCATCTCACGCACCACGGAAAAGCCGTGACGCTCGCAATGCCTCTGAATGGCCCGGCCGATATCGCCCAGGTTCACTCCGGGGCGCACCATGCGCACGCCAAGCCACAATGCATCTTCCGTGACCTTCAGGAGCCGCCTGGCCTCGTCAGACACCTCGCCCACCGGCACGGTCAGAGCCGAATCCGCGTGATATCCGTTCAGGCAGGCGCCATAGTCCAGCCCGACCAGATCGCCTTCTCTCAGTGGGATCCGGTTCGGTATCCCGTGAATAACCTGCTCGTTCACGGAGGCGCAGATCGCCGCCGGAAATCCGCGGTAACCCAGGAACGACGCCGTGGCGCCCATTTCCGCCGCGATCCGCGTTGCGATGGCTTCCAGCTCCATCGTGGTGACCCCGGGCTTCGCGGCCCAGGCCATCTCCTGGAGTACACGGGCGACCACGCGGCCCGCTTTCGCGATCTTTTCCACCTCTTCATCCGTTTTAAGGATGATATGGACTGCTTGCCGAGTACGCCTGAACATACCAGATCAACCGGCCAGAACGGCCTGGATCCCCTCGAAAGTCTTCTCAACGCCTTCTGCGGCGTCAACAGCGCGCAGCTTGCCCTGCGCGGCGTAGTAATCCAGGAGCGGAGCTGTCTGCTTCTGATATACCTCCAGCCGCGTGCGAACCGTCTCTTCAGAGTCGTCCTTGCGCTGCATCAACGGCGAACCGCACGCATCACAGACGCCTTCCTTCAAGGGCGGCATGCTCACCGTGTGGTATGGCGCCCCACAGCCCGTGCACACCCGCCGGCCGGACAACCGGGCGATCAGAGCCTCCGGGTTTATCTCCAGATGCAGCACCAATTGCACGGGGCGCCCTTTGCGTTCCAGCAAAGCGTCAAGTGCCTGTGCCTGGTTGATCGTCCGCGGGTAGCCGTCGAATACCACTCCGCCACGGCCTTCCGGACGGTCCAGTTGATCCTCAACCATCGCGTTGATCAGATCGTCCGGCACGTACTGCCCGCTTTCCATCAGCGGCTTCGCCTTGGCGCCGAGGGGCGTGCCGTCCGCAACATTCTTGCGGAGTACATCGCCGGTGGACAGGTGAAGCCAGCCGTGCTGTTGAACGATAAGTTTGGCCTGCGTCCCCTTGCCGGAACCGGGCGCGCCCAGTAAAATCAGTTGCACAAAATTCTCCAGCATTCGGCATTCAGCATCCAGCATTCAGTCGATGTGTTCGCCCCTGAATGCTGGATGCCGGATGCTGGATGCCTCTACTTGATGAATCCCTCGTAGTGACGCATCATCAACTGCGCTTCGATGGCCTGCATTGTTTCCAACGCGACGCCAACGACGATGAGCAGCGAGGTTCCGCCGTAAAGGCTGAACGCGCCCGAGGGAATACGAAGGACAGCCGGCGCCAGGTACTGAACCAGGGCGATACCGGAAAGGAAGATGGCCCCGGCGAGTGTGATGCGCGTCATCACCCGGTCCAGATAGGCGGTGGTATCCTTCCCCGGCCTGATGCCCGGGATGAAGGCGTTCCACTTCTTCAGGTTGTCGCTCATCTCAGGGATGTTCATCATGACGGCCGTATAGAAATAGGTGAAGCCCATGATGACGATCGTGTAGACCAGACACGCCAGGATGCCCGTAACAGTGAGTCCCGGTTGCAGATCCCTCGCCACGGTTGCGAAGAACTCGCCCGCTTTACCCGGGGCAACGCCACCCAGCGTCGCCGGAAGCGCCAAGAGCGCCATGGCGAAGATGATGGGCATAACGCCGGAGGAATTGACTTTGAACGGGAGGAAAGTACTTCCGCCCGCCGTGACCTTGCCGCCCCCGACCACGCGCCGAGCGTGCTGCACGGGTACCTTGCGAACCGCCTGCACCATCGCCACCACGATCGCCGTCACCGCAACAAACGTCACCACAAGGGCGGCTATCTGAAGGATGCTCACGGTTCCACCAACGTACAACGCCCAGAGCTCTCCGAAGTTGCTGGGAAGGCGAACCATGATGTTGCCGAAGATGATGATGGAAACGCCGTTCCCGATGCCCTTTTCGGTGATGCTCTCACCCAGCCACAACAGGAAAGCCGTGCCTGCGGTGATAGCCAGTACGATCTGGAACATCTTGAGGTAGAGCATAAAGCCGGAGATGCCCACGAACAGTCCACCCTGGCTGCGCAGTGTTACGCACAGCAGCGTGCCCTGGAATATCGCCAGGGCGAGCGTGAGCATCCGCGTATACTTGTTGATCTCTTTGCGGCCGCTCTCGCCGCCTTCCTTCGCCATTTTCTCGAGGGAAGGAACGGCAACGGTGAGCAGTTGCATGACGATTGACGCGTTGATGTAAGGCAGGATGCCCATCGCCGTGACGCTGAAGTTCTTCAGGGCGCCGCCGCTGAACAAGTCCAGCAGGCCTAAAGCGCCCCTGAGCTTCCCGGTCAGCAGCGCATCCATCTCGCGGCCGGAAATTCCGGGCACGGGAACATGGATGGCCACAACCTGCAGAGCCAGGGCGAAGAGGACATACTGCATCCTCTTCCTGAGTTCAGGGATTTGCCACGCCGCTACAAAGGATTTGATCAACCCCACGTTAGATGACCTCCGCCGCCCCACCTGCGGCGCTCAACTTCTCGCTTGCGCTCTTGCTGAAGGCATGGGCCTGCACGGTCAGCGCCTTGGTAATGTCGCCATTGCCGAGGACCTTGACGAGCATCGCTTCGCGAACCAGGCCATTGTCCACCAGGGAATCAATGGTCACGACAGCGCCGGCCTCATACTTCTCTTCCAGAGCCGCCACGTTGACGACTGCATATTCGATCCGCCATTTATTGTTGAATCCGCGCTTGCGAGGCAAGCGGCGATGCAACGGCGTCTGGCCGCCTTCGAACCACGGCGCAATATTGGCGTATTTCTTCTGGCCCTTTTCGCCGCGGCCAGCCGTCCGGCCCTGGCCGGCGCTGATGCCACGGCCAACGCGTGTGCGTTTCTTCTTTGCGCCCGGAGCGGGCGCGAGTTCATGAAGGTTCATAATTTAGTCTTCGACCTCTTCCACCACAACCAGGTGGCGGATCTTGCGCACAGCACCGCGCACAGCCTGGCTGTCCGGAAGGATATTGCTGTGCTGCAACTTGCGCAGGCCGAGCGCTTCCGCAGTGGCGCGCTGGCTCTTTTCGTAACCGATGGGGCTCCGGGTGAGCGTAACTCTCAGCTTAGGCATTTTGAATCCTCCCAGCGGCGGCCGCCCGGACTTCGGGGCGAACGCTCAGGCTGTCCAGGCCAACGCCGCGGCGGGCCATCGTCTGCTCTACCGTCTGGAGTTGGGAGAGCGCTTTGATCGTTGCCCAGGCGTTGTTCACCGGGTTGTTTGAACCCAGCGACTTGGCCAGGACGTCTTTCACGCCCGCGGCTTCCAGGATGGCGCGGACGGCGCCGCCCGCCACCACGCCCGTACCGGGCGCGGCAGGCTTGAGCATCACGCGGCTGGCGCCGAAGTCCACGGTGATTTCGTGCGGCAGGGTTGTCCCAACCATCGGCACGACCATCAGGGCTTTCTTGGCGGTCTCAACTCCCTTGCGGATAGCGTCCGGGATCGAGAGCGCCTTGCCGAGGCCGACGCCCACGCTGCCGTTCTTGTCGCCGACGACGATCAATACGCTCCAGGAGAGGGTGCGGCCGCCCTTGTGTGTCTTCTGCACCTTGTTGGTGCGGATGATACGCTCTTCAAGGCCCGACTCGTTCGTCTGCTGCTGCGGCCGGCGTTCTCTATTTTGACTAGGTCTCATTGGTCTTTCGTTCCGTTCTCGTGTGGGCGCATGGCCCTCCGGGTTAGTGGTACTAGCACTTCAGCCCGGCTTCACGGGCGGCGTCTGCCAGAGCGGCGACGCGACCGTGGTAGAGATAGCCGGCGCGGTCAAACACCGCAACCTCAATTCCCTTTTCACCGGCGCGCTTCGCCAGCAGGGCTCCCACCTTCTTCGCTGCTTCCACGGTGCCGCCATTGCCCTTCAGATCTTCGCGAAGGGCCTTCTCGACGGACCCGGCGGCCGTGATGGTGGTGCCGGTGCTGTCATCGACCAACTGCGCATAGATATGCACGTTGCTCCGGAACACGCACAGGCGGGGCTTGGCGGGCGTGCCGCTCACGTTCTTGCGCACCCGCATATGGCGTTGGGCGCGCGCTTCGCGTCTCGTCTTTGCCATGTTACTTCTTGCCCTTTCCGCCGCCGGCCTTGCCAGCCTTGCCGGCTTTGCGCCGGATAACTTCGCCGCGGTAGCGAATGCCTTTACCCTTGTAGGGCTCCGGCTTCTTCAGGCCGCGAATCTCCGCTGCCTGCTGCCCCACCAATTGCTTGTCGATACCGCTGATGAGAATGAATGGCGAGCGCGTGTTGGTGTCCATTCCGACTTCGAATGAGATGCCCGGCCGGGGCTCAACGATGACGGGGTGGGAAAACCCCAGAGCGAGTTGCAGCGTTGGCCCCTGCAATGTCGCACGATAGCCGACACCGCTGATATCGAGGTGTTTCGAAAATCCATCGGTCACGCCCTTCACCATATTGGCGATGAGCGTCCGGATGAGGCCGTGCTGGGCCCGGGCTTCCGTGGATTCAACCGTGCGGGCAACGGTAACGACACCGTTTTCCACTTTTACGTTCAATACGGCCGGTATCGGCTGGCTGAGG
Proteins encoded in this window:
- the rpsK gene encoding 30S ribosomal protein S11; the protein is MARKPATTSSRGGRPKVSKNIPVGVVHIQSTFNNTIVSIADTRGEVISWASCGTVGFKGTKKGTPFAAQMAAENAARRAMEHGLRQVDVHVKGPGSGRETAIRSLQTVGLQVMTIRDVTPIPHNGCRPPKRRRV
- the rpsM gene encoding 30S ribosomal protein S13, translated to MARLAGVDLPRDKRVEIALTYIFGIGPTSAQKIVVAASVNPDTRVRDLTEAEVARIREVLERDYRVEGDLRRQVAMSIRRLQEIGCYRGIRHRRGLPVRGQRTKTNARTRKGPKRTVAGKKKAGKK
- the rpmJ gene encoding 50S ribosomal protein L36, yielding MKVRASVKKMCEKCKVIRREGVVRVICAKNPKHKQRQG
- the infA gene encoding translation initiation factor IF-1, coding for MEVEGVVQETLPNAMFRVELESGITVLAHVSGKIRMNWVRILPGDRVRVELSPYDLTRGRITWRYK
- the map gene encoding type I methionyl aminopeptidase gives rise to the protein MFRRTRQAVHIILKTDEEVEKIAKAGRVVARVLQEMAWAAKPGVTTMELEAIATRIAAEMGATASFLGYRGFPAAICASVNEQVIHGIPNRIPLREGDLVGLDYGACLNGYHADSALTVPVGEVSDEARRLLKVTEDALWLGVRMVRPGVNLGDIGRAIQRHCERHGFSVVREMVGHGIGRDLHEEPEVPNYGKSGTGVTLKRGMTFCIEPMINAGRRDIATLSDEWTIVTQDGKPSAHFEHTLAVTPSGVRVLTLREGQSL
- a CDS encoding adenylate kinase, coding for MQLILLGAPGSGKGTQAKLIVQQHGWLHLSTGDVLRKNVADGTPLGAKAKPLMESGQYVPDDLINAMVEDQLDRPEGRGGVVFDGYPRTINQAQALDALLERKGRPVQLVLHLEINPEALIARLSGRRVCTGCGAPYHTVSMPPLKEGVCDACGSPLMQRKDDSEETVRTRLEVYQKQTAPLLDYYAAQGKLRAVDAAEGVEKTFEGIQAVLAG
- the secY gene encoding preprotein translocase subunit SecY, with amino-acid sequence MQYVLFALALQVVAIHVPVPGISGREMDALLTGKLRGALGLLDLFSGGALKNFSVTAMGILPYINASIVMQLLTVAVPSLEKMAKEGGESGRKEINKYTRMLTLALAIFQGTLLCVTLRSQGGLFVGISGFMLYLKMFQIVLAITAGTAFLLWLGESITEKGIGNGVSIIIFGNIMVRLPSNFGELWALYVGGTVSILQIAALVVTFVAVTAIVVAMVQAVRKVPVQHARRVVGGGKVTAGGSTFLPFKVNSSGVMPIIFAMALLALPATLGGVAPGKAGEFFATVARDLQPGLTVTGILACLVYTIVIMGFTYFYTAVMMNIPEMSDNLKKWNAFIPGIRPGKDTTAYLDRVMTRITLAGAIFLSGIALVQYLAPAVLRIPSGAFSLYGGTSLLIVVGVALETMQAIEAQLMMRHYEGFIK
- the rplO gene encoding 50S ribosomal protein L15, which produces MNLHELAPAPGAKKKRTRVGRGISAGQGRTAGRGEKGQKKYANIAPWFEGGQTPLHRRLPRKRGFNNKWRIEYAVVNVAALEEKYEAGAVVTIDSLVDNGLVREAMLVKVLGNGDITKALTVQAHAFSKSASEKLSAAGGAAEVI
- the rpmD gene encoding 50S ribosomal protein L30, yielding MPKLRVTLTRSPIGYEKSQRATAEALGLRKLQHSNILPDSQAVRGAVRKIRHLVVVEEVED
- the rpsE gene encoding 30S ribosomal protein S5, whose protein sequence is MRPSQNRERRPQQQTNESGLEERIIRTNKVQKTHKGGRTLSWSVLIVVGDKNGSVGVGLGKALSIPDAIRKGVETAKKALMVVPMVGTTLPHEITVDFGASRVMLKPAAPGTGVVAGGAVRAILEAAGVKDVLAKSLGSNNPVNNAWATIKALSQLQTVEQTMARRGVGLDSLSVRPEVRAAAAGRIQNA
- the rplR gene encoding 50S ribosomal protein L18; its protein translation is MAKTRREARAQRHMRVRKNVSGTPAKPRLCVFRSNVHIYAQLVDDSTGTTITAAGSVEKALREDLKGNGGTVEAAKKVGALLAKRAGEKGIEVAVFDRAGYLYHGRVAALADAAREAGLKC
- the rplF gene encoding 50S ribosomal protein L6; its protein translation is MSRIGKQPIALPSGVEITQQDGIVAVKGPKGSLSQPIPAVLNVKVENGVVTVARTVESTEARAQHGLIRTLIANMVKGVTDGFSKHLDISGVGYRATLQGPTLQLALGFSHPVIVEPRPGISFEVGMDTNTRSPFILISGIDKQLVGQQAAEIRGLKKPEPYKGKGIRYRGEVIRRKAGKAGKAGGGKGKK